A window from Flavobacterium gyeonganense encodes these proteins:
- a CDS encoding DUF5686 and carboxypeptidase regulatory-like domain-containing protein yields the protein MKNYTLFAFLFFSISNFAQIKGTITDDKGNPLPFVSVFEENTYFGTTSNEQGNYQLNVKEPGKNKIIFQYLGFKTQKLSVPSDSKTVILDVKMAEESFTLNEVIIDPKNNPANAIIRSAIASKKENSEKISRYTADFYSKGMFKVKDLPKKILGQKVDLGEDMASNLDSTGTGILYLSETLSKVTFEKPDKLKEKIIASKVSGNNRGYSYNTAALSTYDFYDNTLDFSVKLISPIADNAFSYYKYKLEGTFLDDNNHQINKIKVIPKRDKEPVFEGYIYIVDDSFAIYAIDLDIKGYRMKNEFTEVMSLKQSFSYNVAHKIWAKNAQTLSFNAGFFGTKFSGKFNYVYSNYEFPDTFKKKTFGNEIVAFEANANKKNDAFWNEIRPIPLTIEESTDYIKKDSLLTIRKSRKYTDSIDAKNNKFKIWDILTGYDYKNTFKKYSFNYKGLLNIASLSFNTVQGFNFDSGFSFRKWNEEEGKSTSISTTFNYGFSEERFRVTGEFSHRFNAINYATIWGSGGVKTMQFNNSLPITKLVNSISSLFFKDNYMKLYNLEFAQINYGQDIANGVNVTGQIGYEQRKPLFNTTDYSFFKKDDFYSSNNPLAPNDYTTPAFETHHLFKTLITTRINFGNKYISRPDGRYNFKNDKYPTVYLAFEKAFAASEKKYEFERIGASIQYDLTLGNKGVLGTNFRAGKFFNAENISFIDYRHFNGNQTHIGTTDRYLNVFNLMPYYSNSTNNRYFEMHLEHNDMGFVTNKIPLINLLKSTMNIGFHSLAIPDRKPYSEFTIGLDNLGFGKFKLFRIDYIHSYQGGVQQNGVVFGLKILNVLN from the coding sequence ATGAAAAATTATACTTTATTTGCCTTCTTATTTTTTTCGATTTCCAATTTCGCACAGATAAAAGGAACCATAACTGATGACAAAGGGAATCCACTCCCCTTTGTTTCTGTTTTTGAAGAGAATACGTATTTCGGAACGACATCAAACGAGCAGGGAAACTATCAATTAAATGTAAAAGAACCCGGAAAAAACAAAATCATTTTTCAGTATCTGGGTTTCAAAACCCAAAAACTTTCTGTGCCTTCAGATTCAAAAACCGTAATTCTGGATGTAAAAATGGCTGAAGAAAGCTTTACTTTGAATGAAGTCATTATTGATCCAAAAAACAATCCTGCAAACGCAATTATCAGAAGTGCTATTGCAAGCAAAAAGGAAAACTCAGAAAAAATTTCGAGATATACAGCTGACTTTTATTCGAAAGGAATGTTTAAAGTAAAAGATCTTCCTAAAAAAATCCTGGGACAGAAAGTCGATCTTGGCGAAGATATGGCATCTAATTTAGATTCAACAGGAACAGGGATTTTATATCTCTCTGAAACCCTTTCTAAAGTCACTTTTGAAAAACCGGATAAGCTAAAAGAAAAAATAATTGCTTCCAAAGTTTCGGGAAACAATAGAGGATACAGCTACAATACCGCAGCTTTATCAACTTATGATTTTTATGACAATACATTAGATTTTAGCGTAAAACTCATCTCGCCAATTGCAGACAATGCTTTTAGTTATTACAAATACAAGCTCGAAGGTACTTTTTTGGATGATAACAACCACCAGATTAACAAAATCAAAGTAATTCCTAAACGTGATAAAGAACCTGTTTTTGAAGGTTACATTTATATAGTTGACGATAGTTTCGCCATTTATGCGATAGACCTGGACATCAAAGGCTATCGAATGAAAAATGAATTTACCGAAGTCATGAGTTTAAAACAAAGCTTCAGTTATAATGTCGCACATAAAATCTGGGCAAAAAATGCACAGACACTTTCGTTTAACGCTGGTTTTTTTGGAACTAAATTCTCTGGAAAATTCAATTACGTTTATTCTAATTATGAGTTTCCGGATACTTTTAAAAAGAAAACTTTCGGAAATGAAATTGTAGCTTTTGAAGCCAATGCCAACAAAAAGAATGACGCGTTTTGGAATGAAATACGTCCAATTCCTTTGACTATAGAAGAAAGTACTGATTATATAAAAAAAGATAGTTTACTTACAATTCGTAAATCCAGAAAATACACTGATTCTATTGATGCCAAAAACAACAAATTCAAAATTTGGGACATTTTAACGGGTTATGATTACAAAAACACATTCAAAAAATATTCGTTTAATTATAAAGGCCTGTTGAATATTGCGTCTTTAAGCTTCAATACTGTTCAGGGATTTAATTTTGATTCTGGATTTTCTTTCAGAAAATGGAACGAAGAAGAAGGAAAAAGCACCTCGATAAGCACAACATTTAATTACGGTTTTTCAGAAGAGCGTTTTCGGGTTACAGGAGAATTCAGCCATCGTTTCAACGCTATCAATTATGCCACAATTTGGGGTTCGGGAGGTGTAAAAACAATGCAGTTTAATAATTCTCTACCCATCACTAAACTTGTCAATTCCATAAGTTCTTTATTCTTTAAAGACAATTATATGAAATTGTACAATTTAGAATTTGCACAAATCAATTATGGCCAGGATATTGCGAACGGAGTTAATGTGACAGGGCAAATTGGCTACGAACAGCGAAAGCCATTGTTCAACACTACTGATTATTCTTTTTTCAAAAAAGATGATTTTTATAGCTCCAATAATCCTTTAGCACCAAATGATTACACAACACCTGCTTTTGAGACCCATCATTTATTTAAAACACTTATCACAACCAGAATTAATTTCGGAAATAAATACATTTCAAGACCAGACGGAAGGTATAATTTCAAAAATGACAAGTATCCAACAGTTTATTTAGCATTTGAAAAAGCCTTTGCAGCCAGCGAAAAAAAATATGAATTTGAAAGGATCGGCGCTTCTATTCAATATGATTTGACATTGGGAAATAAAGGAGTTCTGGGAACAAATTTCAGGGCCGGAAAATTCTTCAATGCTGAAAATATTTCTTTTATAGATTACAGGCATTTTAACGGAAACCAGACTCATATCGGCACAACAGACCGCTATTTGAATGTTTTCAATCTGATGCCTTACTATTCAAACAGTACAAACAACCGTTATTTTGAAATGCATCTGGAACACAATGACATGGGATTTGTAACCAATAAAATTCCTCTGATCAATCTCTTAAAATCAACAATGAATATCGGATTTCACTCTTTGGCAATTCCGGATAGAAAGCCGTATTCTGAGTTTACCATTGGTTTAGATAATCTGGGATTTGGAAAATTTAAATTATTCAGGATTGATTATATACATTCTTATCAGGGCGGTGTTCAGCAAAATGGCGTTGTATTTGGGTTGAAAATTTTGAATGTGTTGAATTAA